The window ACTCATGCCCGCGGTCTGAGTTCTCATGCGTTCTCCCGAGCCAACCGGCGGATCAAGGTGACGAAGCCGATGACCAGCGCGGTCAGCGTGATCGCCAGCGCACTGGCGGTGCCGATGTCGCCCTCGTTGAACGCGAGCCGGTAAACGAGCAGCGCGGGCACCGTGGTCTGGTCTGCCGGGCCCCCGTTCGTGGTGACGAACACCAGGTCGAAGCTGGCCAATGCCGCGATCGTCGTGATGACGCCGGCGATCGTGATCTCCCTGCGCACTCCGGGGACCGTGACACTGCGGAACTGGCGGAACGCCCCCGCGCCGTCGAGGGTGGCAGCCTCGTACAGCGCGGGATCGATCTTCTGCGCCCCGCTCAGGAACAGCAACATACACAGCCCGCTCATCGTCCAGGTCCCGATGAAGCCCAGCGCGATCAAGGCCAGGTCGTAGTCGCCCAGCCATGCGCGGGTGATGCCGCCAAGGCCGATCAGTTCAAGGAACTGGTTGAACAGCCCGGTCTCGTTGTACAGCCAGCGCCAGGTCACACCTACCGCGACCAGCGGCAACACTTGCGGCAGGAAAAGCACCGTCCGGAAGAACGCCATGCCACGGCGCATCCTGCCCATCAGCAGTGCGGTCATCAGCAGGCCCATACAGACCGGGATGAACGAGAAGAACACGATGAGCAGCAGAGCGTTCAGGACCGAGTTGTAGAGAGCGGGGTCCTGCACGATCTGCACATAGTTGCCCAGCCCCGCCCAGCTCGGCGGTTGCACACCGTCCCAGTTCAGGAAGGACAGATAGAAGGTGTTCAGCGCCGGCCAGATCGCGAAGGAGGCGTAGAAGATCACGGCAGGAAGCAGGTAGAGCCACGCTTTCGCCGCGCGCCGGTTCAGTGGCCGCCTCCGACCGGTGCCCAGCCCCGCGCCACGGGATCGTTCCCGCGGCGCGGGGCTGACCTGGGTGATGTCAGCCATGGTGGCTGGTCCACACCTCCTGCAATGAGGACAGGTAGTCTTCCGTCGTCGTCCGGCCGGAGATGATCCCTTGCAGGCCGGCGGTGAGGCGATCGATCATCCCGGGTGCGGCGAAGTCCGGGAAGGGCACGATGTTGTCGTTCTCCGCCACGGGCGCGAAGCTCTCCGCGATGTCGCCGAGAAGGCCGTCGGTGGCGACGTCCGCCTCGGTATTGACCGGCATGAAGCCGGTCTCGATCTGGATTTCCGCCGCTTCTGGAGAGTTCATGTAGTCCAGGAAGGCGGCTGCGACATCAGGGTGCTCGGTGGCCGAGGAGATCGAGTAGGCAACCGACGACCCGGACGCTACCGGGACGCTGCCCGCATCTGCACCAGGCAGGACGAAGAACCCTGCGTCGTCGCCCATCTCATCGGCGACGGTGGCGGCCGCCCAGTTCCCCGTGGCGTGAAACGCTGCGTTGCCGGCGGTGAAGTCGGCCAGCGCATCCGCGTCAGAGGTGGCGTTCGAACCCTCCGAAATGTAGCCCGCCTCAACCCATTCGGCGATGATCTCGGTGGCCTCGGCGGCGGCGTCGGTCTCGATGGAGGAGTCCGGGGCGCCGTACACCCAGTCGAGATAGTCCTGCGCGGGACCAACGCTGTTCAACACGGCGTTCCAGAGATGGAGCGCCCCCACCTCCAGCCCACCGAGGCTCAGGGGGCGTTCGCCGGTCTCAGCCACCGCTTCCATCGCCTCGCTGAACTCGGCCAGGGTGCTGGGCACCTCGTCC is drawn from Phytoactinopolyspora mesophila and contains these coding sequences:
- a CDS encoding carbohydrate ABC transporter permease, whose protein sequence is MADITQVSPAPRERSRGAGLGTGRRRPLNRRAAKAWLYLLPAVIFYASFAIWPALNTFYLSFLNWDGVQPPSWAGLGNYVQIVQDPALYNSVLNALLLIVFFSFIPVCMGLLMTALLMGRMRRGMAFFRTVLFLPQVLPLVAVGVTWRWLYNETGLFNQFLELIGLGGITRAWLGDYDLALIALGFIGTWTMSGLCMLLFLSGAQKIDPALYEAATLDGAGAFRQFRSVTVPGVRREITIAGVITTIAALASFDLVFVTTNGGPADQTTVPALLVYRLAFNEGDIGTASALAITLTALVIGFVTLIRRLARENA
- a CDS encoding ABC transporter substrate-binding protein; this translates as MSIRTHATRISAVGVAMFVLAGCVTAGSDDGDDQEDPQTVSDEITDEEVTLRLAYTDDPPAQALVEGFEDQYPNVTIETAQTDFGNYITSITRSMSSDDAPDIAQYNPGAMRSLVPAGHVLELGGYSELYGWEGAFPPASLEQLMSDDDAQQFGTGGLYAVPGGLSVLGVYYNRPMLEEAGVDEVPSTLAEFSEAMEAVAETGERPLSLGGLEVGALHLWNAVLNSVGPAQDYLDWVYGAPDSSIETDAAAEATEIIAEWVEAGYISEGSNATSDADALADFTAGNAAFHATGNWAAATVADEMGDDAGFFVLPGADAGSVPVASGSSVAYSISSATEHPDVAAAFLDYMNSPEAAEIQIETGFMPVNTEADVATDGLLGDIAESFAPVAENDNIVPFPDFAAPGMIDRLTAGLQGIISGRTTTEDYLSSLQEVWTSHHG